The Castanea sativa cultivar Marrone di Chiusa Pesio chromosome 11, ASM4071231v1 genome contains a region encoding:
- the LOC142615967 gene encoding protein FAR1-RELATED SEQUENCE 5-like, producing MEEENNDDSQKLDTDYIPKLGIEFGSEQEAYDFYNECGRNYGFSIRKEWCNKRKKDGVVTSRKFTCCKEGNKAPRGRDGGNKYERAETRTGCNAHMIIRLDKKKGKYFIHSLELNHNHILHIPQCAHMMPSQRKVSKAQAMEIDLAYDSCIKLKDSYEFMARQVGGRDALGYTLQDQKNYHYSKRQKEQKCDAQMIVDYKLFGDVVSFDTMYRTNKEYRSLAIIFEAMFGKKSNTIFTDQDPAMAKAISLVMPNTYHRLCKWHLMQNALKGVNHLLRGEDEFRSDLDACFKIWEEEEEFLSAWDAILHKYNAFDNSWLQSAFEVKEKWANAYVKMSFSAGMTTTQLSESTNSDLKDYLQSDYDIVKFFIHFERLLDAKRYKELKGEYNLRQKLPKVKIVSPMLIQAAHIYTPKLFLKFQEQYEEFQGAFVKERVERNASHEYIVSIYGKPKDRRVLPEKYILKRWTKDAKNEIVQDFNGRDTKSDTKLEITTRYKFLGPIKKSNPCQVDINRENSSDEITTISAKGLKKKQGCKGRRQIKSCLEKPKKKKKGSIHQLIQTNQCLPDKHLTSPMQVNGAINYNPLPYIDHSVQDLYIPHFSSVGEPCNPSSLSQGKRIRNDQEQSSFGTFENSVNFYVAMCQARMTNPHVPLPCYKNPSDLEGDDISSLLTKFTTGKIEAFST from the exons ATGGAAGAGGAAAACAATGATGATAGTCAAAAATTGGATACTGATTATATTCCAAAACTTGGCATTGAATTTGGTTCTGAACAAGAGGCATATGACTTTTATAATGAGTGTGGAAGAAATTATGGATTTAGTATTCGAAAAGAATGgtgcaataaaagaaaaaaagatggtgTGGTGACTTCAAGAAAGTTTACTTGTTGTAAAGAGGGAAATAAAGCCCCAAGGGGGAGAGATGGTGGAAATAAGTATGAACGGGCTGAAACAAGGACAGGTTGCAATGCTCATATGATAATTCGGCTTGATAAAAAGAAGGggaaatattttatacataGCCTTGAGCTCAACCATAATCACATTCTCCATATTCCACAATGTGCTCACATGATGCCATCCCAACGAAAGGTCTCAAAAGCACAAGCAATGGAAATTGATTTGGCTTATGATAGTTGTATAAAATTGAAGGATTCGTATGAGTTCATGGCCAGGCAAGTTGGTGGTAGAGATGCTCTTGGTTACACCTTGCAAGATCAAAAGAATTACCATTATAGTAAACGGCAAAAAGAACAGAAATGTG ATGCGCAAATGATTGTTGATTATAAGTTATTTGGTGATGTGGTTTCTTTTGATACAATGTATAGAACTAATAAGGAGTATCGATCCCTTGCAAT catttttgaagCAATGTTTGGGAAGAAatcaaatacaatttttaccGATCAAGATCCGGCAATGGCAAAAGCCATCTCATTGGTGATGCCAAATACTTATCATCGATTATGTAAATGGCATTTAATGCAAAATGCTCTCAAGGGTGTCAACCATTTATTACGAGGTGAGGATGAATTTAGAAGTGATCTTGatgcatgttttaaaatttgggaAGAGGAGGAAGAGTTTCTTAGTGCTTGGGATGCAATACTTCATAAGTACAATGCTTTTGATAATTCTTGGCTTCAAAGTGCATTTGAAGTGAAAGAGAAATGGGCTAATGCATATGTCAAGATGTCATTTTCTGCAGGAATGACTACAACTCAATTGAGTGAGAGTACAAACTCTGATTTGAAGGATTATTTACAGTCAGACTATGATATTGTAAAATTCTTCATACATTTTGAGAGACTACTTGATGCTAAACGTTACAAGGAGTTGAAGGGTGAATACAATTTAAGGCAAAAGTTGCCAAAAGTTAAGATTGTGTCACCTATGCTGATTCAAGCAGCACATATTTATACACCtaaattatttttgaagttTCAAGAGCAATATGAAGAGTTCCAAGGAGCTTTTGTGAAGGAGCGTGTTGAAAGAAATGCATCTCATGAGTATATAGTTTCAATATATGGTAAGCCAAAAGATCGTCGA GTTCTTCCAGAGAAATACATCCTTAAGAGATGGACAAAAGATGCAAAAAATGAGATTGTCCAAGACTTTAATGGGCGTGATACCAAATCTGACACCAAGTTGGAAATTACAACTCGATATAAGTTTTTGGGTCCAAT AAAAAAATCTAATCCCTGTCAAGTTGATATTAACCGAGAAAATTCATCAGACGAGATAACAACCATTTCTGCTAAGGGTCTCAAGAAGAAGCAAGGCTGTAAAGGAAGACGCCAGATTAAAAGTTGTCTTGAAAagcccaaaaagaagaaaaaaggaagcaTCCATCAACTCATACAAACAAATCAGTGTTTACCG GATAAGCATTTAACTTCACCTATGCAAGTTAATGGGGCCATTAATTATAATCCTCTGCCATACATAGATCATTCAGTTCAG GATTTGTACATTCCTCATTTTTCAAGTGTTGGTGAACCTTGTAATCCTTCGTCGTTATCTCAG GGAAAGAGGATTAGAAATGATCAAGAACAAAGTTCATTTGGAACTTTTGAGAATTCAGTAAATTTTTATg TTGCAATGTGTCAAGCAAGAATGACAAATCCTCATGTTCCTCTTCCATGTTATAAGAATCCTAGTGATCTTGAAGGGGATGATATCAGTTCATTGCTTACAAAGTTTACAACTGGTAAAATTGAAGCTTTTTCGACCTGA
- the LOC142615968 gene encoding uncharacterized protein LOC142615968 has product MWKIYVDGAVNQRGSGIGLVLVSPEGITIEKSLRLAFLATNNEAEYEAVLVGMDMVQKMGGRSIHMFSDSQLVAGQVMETIEAKDFRMQEYLTKVKCLQSKFDSFVLTHVSRSGNTHADSLATLATSSTKGLPRLILVEDLLRPASTAASVIRIH; this is encoded by the coding sequence ATGTGGAAAATATATGTTGATGGCGCAGTGAACCAGAGAGGGTCGGGAATCGGGCTTGTTTTGGTTTCTCCTGAAGGAATCACCATTGAAAAATCGCTGAGATTGGCGTTCTTGGCCAccaataatgaggctgagtacgaagctgtATTGGTGGGTATGGACATGGTCCAGAAAATGGGGGGAAGGTCGATTCATATGTTCTCAGATTCTCAATTAGTCGCGGGCCAGGTTATGGAGACCATAGAGGCTAAGGATTtcagaatgcaagaatacctaACCAAGGttaaatgtttacaatccaagtttgattctttcgTCCTAAcacatgtttctagaagtggaaacacccatgcagactcatTGGccacgttggcaacatcctcgacCAAGGGTTTGCCAAGGcttatccttgtcgaagatttgctGAGACCCGCTTCAACAGCTGCAAGTGTCATACGTATTCATTAG